A window of Pusillimonas sp. T7-7 contains these coding sequences:
- the putA gene encoding trifunctional transcriptional regulator/proline dehydrogenase/L-glutamate gamma-semialdehyde dehydrogenase produces MATTTLGVKVDDTLRERLKAAAAKLGCTPHWLHKQAILSYVDAIERGRLPDEISYLGASDGDGAGSEPPVPAAATPFQQFAHDVQPQSVLRAAITSAYRRPETECVAMMLDKARCAQPKNTYTLARRLVEALRGKRKSGGVEGLIQEFSLSSQEGVALMCLAEALLRIPDRATRDALIRDKISHGDWRSHMGESPSLFVNAATWGLMLTGKLVGVNSEQSLSKALTRLIGKGGEPLIRKGVNIAMRMMGEQFVAGQTISAAIANGRKHEDKGFRYSYDMLGEAATTAADAERYYVSYVQAIHAIGKAAQGKGIYEGPGISIKLSALHPRYSRAQRDRVMAELLPRLTELAMLARQYDIGLNIDAEEADRLELSLDLLEALCFDPKLSGWNGIGFVVQAYQKRAPFVIDYVIDLARRSGHRLMLRLVKGAYWDTEIKRAQVDGLEGYPVYTRKVYTDVSYLACARKLLGAPDAVYPQFATHNVHTLSAVYHMAGQNYYPGQYEFQCLHGMGEPLYELVTGPVAQDKLNRPCRIYAPVGTHETLLAYLVRRLLENGANTSFVNQIGDEDISIDTLIADPVASAERIQPLGAPHERIPLPRDLYRQADGRPNSTGFDLSNEQRLSSLAAALLNGVGHTWRAMPQLAEADVAWNDARAKPVLNPADRRDVVGYVMEANEAEVAQAVAGAVHAAPIWAATPVADRARCLTRAAQILEDEMQSLLGLIVREAGKSLPNAIAEVREAVDFLRYYAAQIEQSFSNDTHRPLGPVLCISPWNFPMAIFTGQVSAALAAGNPVLAKPAEQTNLIAAAAVSALHRAGVPAGAVQLLPGQGETVGASLVASPDIRGIMFTGSTDVAQLISRTLAERLDDSGHPIPLVAETGGQNAMIVDSSALSEQVVVDVLSSAFDSAGQRCSALRVLCLQEDCADSMLTMLRGAMQELCVGQPDVLSTDVGPVIDADARNMIQAHIKTMRDAGHQVDQLALGQDCEPGTFVAPALIEINDISQLKKEVFGPVLHVLRYKRDGLDALIDAINATGYGLTFGVHTRLDETVARVTERIQAGNVYVNRNIVGAVVGVQPFGGQGLSGTGPKAGGPLYLRRLLSRCPAGLPAWCQPVEAHNTPLELPGPTGENNMYYTRPRGTVLCISATATGAQTQFDACLQTGNQMALVDSPSGLAFFEQCNKTGQHHIRLLPSDDIAQADYEAVLFEGDSDTLRELNGIVARRSGPIVSVQGLSSDELAGGAGYRLDRLLHEVSVSVNTAAAGGNATLMMVG; encoded by the coding sequence ACACTAGGCGTCAAGGTTGACGACACACTGCGCGAGCGCCTGAAGGCCGCGGCAGCCAAGCTGGGTTGCACACCGCACTGGTTGCACAAACAAGCTATTCTTTCGTATGTCGACGCCATCGAACGGGGGCGTCTGCCCGACGAGATATCTTATCTGGGCGCAAGTGATGGCGATGGGGCCGGCTCCGAACCTCCTGTGCCCGCCGCGGCGACTCCCTTCCAGCAATTCGCCCACGACGTGCAGCCACAGTCGGTGCTGCGCGCGGCCATAACATCGGCCTATCGTCGCCCTGAAACCGAATGCGTGGCCATGATGCTGGACAAAGCGCGCTGCGCCCAGCCCAAGAATACCTACACGCTGGCCCGACGCCTGGTCGAAGCGCTGCGCGGCAAGCGCAAGAGTGGCGGGGTCGAGGGCTTGATCCAGGAGTTTTCCCTTTCCAGCCAGGAAGGCGTCGCCCTGATGTGTCTGGCCGAGGCGCTGCTGCGCATTCCCGACCGTGCAACACGCGATGCCCTGATACGCGACAAGATCAGCCATGGCGACTGGCGCTCGCACATGGGCGAGTCTCCCTCTTTGTTCGTCAATGCCGCGACCTGGGGCCTGATGCTGACGGGCAAGCTCGTCGGCGTCAACAGCGAACAGTCGCTGTCCAAGGCACTGACGCGGCTTATCGGTAAAGGCGGTGAGCCCTTGATCCGCAAAGGCGTGAATATTGCCATGCGCATGATGGGCGAACAGTTCGTGGCGGGGCAGACTATCTCGGCGGCCATAGCAAATGGGCGCAAGCACGAAGACAAGGGTTTCCGATATTCCTACGATATGCTGGGCGAGGCCGCCACCACCGCCGCCGATGCCGAACGCTATTATGTGTCTTATGTTCAAGCCATACACGCCATAGGGAAAGCGGCGCAGGGCAAGGGCATATATGAAGGCCCCGGCATCTCGATCAAACTGTCGGCACTGCATCCACGCTATAGCCGGGCGCAGCGTGATCGGGTCATGGCGGAGCTGCTGCCCAGGCTGACTGAACTGGCCATGCTGGCACGGCAATACGATATAGGCTTGAATATCGATGCCGAAGAAGCCGACCGCCTGGAACTCTCGCTCGATTTGCTCGAGGCCTTGTGCTTTGACCCCAAGTTATCGGGCTGGAATGGCATCGGTTTTGTGGTTCAAGCCTATCAGAAACGGGCCCCTTTCGTCATAGACTATGTCATAGATTTGGCACGGCGCAGCGGCCACAGACTGATGCTGCGGCTGGTCAAGGGCGCGTACTGGGATACCGAAATCAAGCGTGCGCAAGTCGACGGCCTTGAAGGCTATCCCGTCTATACACGCAAAGTTTACACCGACGTGTCTTACCTGGCTTGCGCGCGCAAGCTGCTGGGTGCGCCCGATGCGGTATACCCGCAGTTTGCCACGCATAATGTCCATACGCTTTCGGCCGTCTACCATATGGCGGGCCAGAACTATTATCCCGGCCAGTACGAGTTCCAATGCCTGCATGGCATGGGCGAGCCCCTGTACGAACTGGTTACGGGGCCGGTGGCGCAAGACAAGCTGAATCGGCCATGCCGCATCTACGCGCCTGTGGGCACGCATGAAACCTTGCTGGCCTATCTGGTGCGCCGTCTGCTCGAAAACGGCGCCAACACCTCATTCGTGAATCAGATTGGCGACGAAGACATCTCTATCGATACCCTGATTGCAGATCCGGTCGCAAGCGCCGAGCGCATACAGCCGCTGGGTGCGCCACACGAGCGCATACCCTTGCCCCGCGATTTATACCGGCAGGCCGATGGCCGTCCCAATTCAACCGGCTTCGACTTGAGCAATGAACAACGCTTGAGTTCATTGGCGGCAGCGCTTCTGAATGGTGTAGGCCACACCTGGCGCGCCATGCCTCAGTTGGCCGAAGCCGACGTGGCCTGGAATGACGCACGCGCCAAGCCGGTGCTCAATCCTGCTGATCGTCGCGACGTGGTGGGCTACGTAATGGAGGCCAATGAAGCAGAGGTGGCTCAAGCTGTGGCAGGCGCCGTGCATGCCGCGCCCATTTGGGCCGCCACGCCAGTGGCCGACCGAGCGCGCTGCCTGACCCGCGCAGCGCAGATTCTTGAAGACGAAATGCAGTCGCTATTGGGTTTGATTGTGCGTGAGGCGGGCAAGTCCTTGCCCAACGCCATTGCCGAGGTACGCGAGGCAGTCGACTTCCTACGCTATTATGCAGCCCAAATAGAGCAGTCATTTTCCAATGATACGCACCGCCCGTTAGGGCCGGTGCTGTGCATCAGCCCATGGAACTTTCCCATGGCCATATTCACCGGGCAAGTCTCGGCGGCGTTGGCTGCGGGTAATCCTGTGTTGGCCAAGCCGGCCGAGCAGACCAATCTGATCGCGGCAGCGGCCGTGTCGGCCTTGCACCGGGCGGGTGTGCCTGCCGGGGCGGTCCAGCTTTTGCCAGGACAGGGCGAAACGGTGGGCGCCAGCCTGGTCGCCAGCCCCGACATACGGGGGATCATGTTCACAGGTTCGACCGACGTTGCACAACTGATTTCACGCACGCTTGCCGAACGTCTGGACGATAGCGGCCATCCTATTCCCCTGGTTGCGGAAACAGGCGGGCAAAATGCCATGATTGTCGATTCATCTGCTTTGTCCGAGCAAGTGGTGGTCGATGTCCTCTCTTCCGCTTTCGACTCGGCGGGCCAACGCTGCTCGGCCTTGCGCGTGCTGTGCCTGCAGGAAGATTGCGCCGACAGCATGCTGACCATGTTGCGCGGCGCCATGCAGGAACTTTGCGTGGGCCAGCCCGACGTGCTGTCTACGGATGTGGGGCCGGTGATCGACGCCGATGCGCGCAATATGATCCAGGCCCATATCAAGACCATGCGCGATGCGGGCCACCAAGTTGATCAGCTCGCCCTGGGCCAGGACTGCGAGCCAGGCACGTTTGTGGCGCCGGCGCTGATAGAAATCAACGACATTTCACAGCTCAAGAAAGAAGTTTTTGGTCCGGTGCTGCATGTACTGCGCTATAAGCGCGACGGGCTCGATGCCCTGATCGATGCCATCAATGCCACGGGCTATGGGCTGACATTCGGCGTGCACACGCGACTGGATGAAACCGTGGCCAGGGTGACCGAGCGGATTCAGGCAGGCAATGTCTATGTCAACCGCAATATTGTTGGCGCGGTGGTGGGCGTGCAGCCTTTTGGCGGCCAGGGCCTGTCGGGTACCGGCCCCAAAGCGGGAGGCCCTTTGTATCTCAGGCGTTTGCTGTCGCGTTGTCCTGCCGGCTTGCCTGCATGGTGCCAGCCTGTTGAAGCGCACAATACGCCTTTGGAACTGCCCGGCCCAACCGGCGAAAACAATATGTATTACACCCGGCCGCGCGGCACAGTGCTGTGCATTAGCGCAACAGCGACCGGAGCGCAAACTCAGTTCGATGCCTGCCTGCAAACCGGCAATCAGATGGCCTTGGTCGATAGCCCGTCCGGTCTTGCATTTTTCGAGCAGTGCAATAAGACGGGTCAGCATCATATACGGCTGCTTCCCTCTGACGATATCGCCCAAGCGGATTACGAGGCCGTACTGTTCGAAGGCGATAGCGATACCCTGCGTGAATTGAATGGCATTGTGGCAAGGCGCAGCGGCCCCATCGTATCGGTGCAGGGCTTGAGCAGCGACGAGCTGGCGGGTGGGGCAGGCTACAGGCTGGACCGCTTGCTGCACGAGGTATCGGTCAGTGTGAATACAGCTGCGGCAGGCGGCAATGCCACGCTCATGATGGTGGGCTGA
- a CDS encoding ABC transporter ATP-binding protein: protein MSQSETLLEISQLEVAYGGIRAVRGMDLTVQRGELVCLIGANGAGKSTTLRAICGLAPIAAGNITYDGKSIAGTPSYTLVRQGLVMVPEGRGIFGQLTIEENLAMGGYSRKDQNQVRKDIEHVFELFPRLQERRSQSAGTLSGGEQQMLAMGRAMISRPRLLLLDEPSMGLAPLMVEKIFEVVRTIAAEGVTILLIEQNAKLALEVSQRAYVMESGQIILHGASDQLLDNPKIRAAYLGEEETA, encoded by the coding sequence ATGAGCCAGTCAGAGACTTTATTGGAAATCAGCCAGCTTGAAGTGGCTTATGGCGGCATTCGTGCCGTGCGCGGCATGGACCTTACGGTACAGCGCGGCGAACTGGTCTGCCTGATAGGCGCCAATGGCGCTGGCAAGAGCACGACGCTTCGCGCCATCTGCGGACTGGCGCCTATTGCGGCCGGAAACATTACTTACGATGGCAAGTCCATTGCAGGCACGCCATCTTACACGCTGGTGCGCCAGGGTCTGGTTATGGTGCCTGAAGGGCGGGGTATTTTTGGCCAGCTCACCATAGAAGAAAACCTGGCCATGGGCGGCTACAGCCGTAAAGACCAAAACCAGGTGCGTAAAGATATTGAGCATGTCTTCGAGCTCTTTCCCCGCTTGCAGGAACGCCGCAGTCAGTCGGCGGGTACCTTGTCAGGCGGTGAGCAGCAAATGCTGGCCATGGGTCGTGCCATGATCTCTCGACCACGACTGCTCCTGCTCGACGAGCCCTCCATGGGGCTGGCGCCGCTCATGGTAGAAAAAATCTTCGAAGTGGTTCGAACCATTGCGGCCGAGGGCGTCACCATTTTGCTCATCGAGCAAAACGCCAAACTGGCGCTGGAAGTCAGCCAGCGTGCTTATGTAATGGAGTCCGGCCAGATCATATTGCATGGAGCGTCCGATCAGTTGCTGGACAATCCCAAAATTCGCGCTGCGTATCTGGGTGAGGAAGAGACCGCCTGA
- a CDS encoding ABC transporter ATP-binding protein: MITASVNPNASSMPELLLVASKLSKRFGGLQALSDVSFSICKGDIYGLIGPNGAGKTTLFNVLTSLYVPESGSCNFMGHQLTRLKPHEIAIAGLARTFQNIRLFGALSAIENVMIGRHIRTRAGVFGAITRNQATRAEEAAIEQRAQELLDYVGIGDRANHLASALPYGDQRRLEIARALATEPALLALDEPAAGMNASETMVLRRLIEKIRDDGVTVLLIEHDMKLVMGLCNRVLVLEYGKVLAEGKPAEVQRNPKVIEAYLGAGAATDLSKDAP, encoded by the coding sequence ATGATTACCGCCAGTGTCAATCCCAACGCCAGCTCCATGCCCGAGCTATTGCTGGTGGCCAGCAAGCTCAGCAAGCGCTTTGGCGGCTTGCAGGCTTTGTCCGATGTCAGCTTTTCCATTTGCAAAGGCGACATCTACGGGCTGATCGGCCCCAATGGTGCGGGCAAGACGACATTGTTCAATGTGCTGACCAGCCTGTATGTGCCTGAATCGGGTAGCTGCAACTTCATGGGCCATCAGCTTACGCGGCTCAAGCCGCATGAAATTGCCATTGCGGGCCTGGCACGCACCTTTCAGAACATACGCCTGTTCGGCGCCTTGAGCGCCATCGAAAACGTCATGATAGGCCGGCATATCCGTACCCGGGCCGGCGTGTTCGGCGCCATTACCCGCAACCAGGCTACGCGTGCCGAAGAGGCTGCCATAGAGCAGCGCGCCCAGGAACTGCTTGACTATGTAGGCATCGGCGACCGGGCCAACCACCTTGCCAGCGCCTTGCCTTACGGCGATCAGCGAAGGCTTGAAATAGCGCGGGCCCTGGCAACCGAGCCGGCATTGCTGGCGCTGGATGAGCCGGCGGCCGGGATGAACGCATCGGAAACTATGGTGCTGCGCCGACTGATTGAAAAAATACGCGACGATGGTGTAACCGTGCTGCTCATCGAGCACGACATGAAACTGGTCATGGGCTTGTGCAACCGGGTACTGGTGCTGGAATACGGCAAAGTGCTGGCCGAAGGCAAGCCCGCCGAGGTGCAGCGCAATCCCAAGGTCATCGAGGCCTATCTGGGCGCCGGCGCCGCAACCGATCTTAGCAAGGATGCCCCATGA
- a CDS encoding branched-chain amino acid ABC transporter permease, producing MDILIQQLINGITVGSVYALVALGYTMVYGIIGLINFAHGDVVMVGAMVATTLVAAFLGADPGSTSAWLAVTGALLLAIPLCMALGWIAERFAYRPLRRAPRLAALITAIGVSIIIQNVAMMVWGRNYLSFPHIIEPNIFQLGGARISLLQIIIILSATAIMAGLLLVVHRTRLGTAMRATAQNREVAGLMGVNINTVISAAFLIGSALAAVAGVMVTTYYGVAQYTMGFMLGLKAFTAAVLGGIGNLGGAMLGGLLLGIIESLGAGYIGDLTNGVFGSNYQDVFSFIVLILVLVFRPSGLLGERVGDRA from the coding sequence ATGGATATCCTTATACAACAGCTGATCAACGGCATTACCGTGGGCAGCGTATACGCTCTGGTCGCCCTTGGCTACACCATGGTTTATGGAATCATAGGCCTGATCAATTTTGCCCACGGCGACGTCGTCATGGTGGGCGCCATGGTGGCCACCACATTGGTTGCCGCATTTTTAGGCGCAGACCCAGGCAGTACCTCGGCATGGCTGGCCGTGACGGGGGCCTTGCTGCTGGCCATTCCGCTGTGCATGGCGCTGGGTTGGATAGCCGAACGCTTTGCCTATCGCCCTTTGCGCCGCGCGCCGCGTCTGGCTGCGCTGATTACCGCAATTGGCGTGTCGATCATTATTCAAAACGTTGCCATGATGGTGTGGGGCCGCAATTACCTGAGTTTCCCGCACATCATCGAACCGAATATTTTCCAGTTGGGCGGTGCACGCATCAGCCTGCTGCAAATCATCATTATCTTATCGGCGACAGCCATTATGGCCGGCCTGTTGCTGGTGGTGCATCGCACCCGTCTGGGTACCGCCATGCGCGCTACCGCACAAAATCGCGAAGTGGCCGGATTGATGGGCGTCAATATCAACACCGTCATTTCAGCCGCTTTCCTGATTGGTTCGGCGCTGGCGGCCGTGGCCGGCGTCATGGTCACCACCTATTATGGGGTGGCCCAATACACCATGGGCTTCATGTTGGGCTTGAAAGCCTTTACGGCTGCGGTGCTGGGCGGCATTGGCAATTTGGGCGGCGCCATGCTGGGCGGCCTGTTGCTGGGTATCATCGAGTCGCTGGGCGCCGGCTATATTGGCGACCTGACCAATGGCGTGTTCGGCAGCAATTACCAGGATGTTTTCTCTTTCATCGTACTGATACTGGTGCTGGTATTCCGGCCATCGGGCCTGTTGGGTGAACGAGTCGGAGACCGCGCATGA
- a CDS encoding branched-chain amino acid ABC transporter substrate-binding protein, which translates to MSIKGFKLLGATAAVMAGFALMPAQAADNTVVKLGFAAPLTGPQSHYGEDMKNGLTLALEEANKQNIELDGKPAKFELVTRDDQADPRTAVQVAQQIVDEEVQGVLGHFNSGTTIPASSVYNDAGLPQIAMATSPEYTQQGYDTTFRMMTSDTQQGAAAGEFIVKDLGAKNIALIDDRTAYGQGLADQVAKAVEANGGKVVAREYTTDKANDFTAILTNIKSKEPDAIFFGGLDAQSGPMRRQMVTLGIKAPLVSGEMTRSATFLKLAGDAANGTYASLAGVPLKQMAAGEKFAADYKARFKVDPGVYAPYAYDGAWNMITAMKEAGSAEPEKYLPKLASLQRTGATSENIAYDKNGDLKEISVTIYEVKNGKWEMVKTMVSKAN; encoded by the coding sequence ATGTCCATCAAAGGATTCAAGCTTTTAGGCGCAACCGCCGCCGTCATGGCCGGTTTTGCGCTTATGCCGGCGCAGGCGGCCGATAATACGGTCGTCAAGCTGGGCTTTGCCGCCCCGCTCACAGGGCCTCAGTCGCATTACGGCGAAGACATGAAAAACGGTCTGACCCTGGCGCTTGAAGAAGCCAACAAACAAAACATAGAGCTTGATGGCAAACCGGCAAAATTCGAATTGGTAACGCGTGATGACCAGGCCGATCCGCGCACCGCTGTGCAGGTTGCCCAGCAAATTGTCGACGAAGAAGTGCAAGGTGTACTGGGTCACTTCAACTCGGGCACGACCATACCCGCATCGAGCGTCTATAACGATGCCGGCCTGCCGCAGATCGCCATGGCGACCTCGCCCGAATATACCCAGCAAGGCTACGACACCACCTTCCGTATGATGACCAGCGACACGCAGCAGGGTGCGGCGGCAGGCGAGTTCATCGTGAAGGATCTTGGCGCCAAGAACATTGCACTGATCGACGACCGTACCGCTTATGGCCAGGGTCTGGCAGACCAGGTGGCCAAGGCGGTCGAAGCCAATGGCGGCAAAGTGGTTGCCCGGGAATACACAACCGATAAAGCCAACGACTTCACGGCCATCCTGACCAATATCAAGTCCAAAGAACCCGATGCCATCTTCTTTGGCGGCCTGGATGCACAGTCGGGCCCAATGCGTCGTCAAATGGTCACGCTGGGCATCAAGGCGCCCCTGGTATCGGGTGAAATGACACGTAGCGCAACCTTCCTGAAGCTGGCTGGCGATGCAGCCAATGGCACCTATGCTTCGCTGGCGGGGGTGCCGCTCAAGCAAATGGCAGCCGGAGAAAAATTCGCAGCCGACTACAAAGCACGCTTCAAGGTTGATCCCGGCGTTTATGCCCCTTACGCTTACGATGGCGCCTGGAACATGATCACCGCCATGAAGGAAGCCGGTTCAGCCGAACCTGAAAAATACCTGCCCAAGCTCGCCAGCTTGCAGCGCACCGGCGCGACCAGCGAGAACATTGCTTATGACAAAAATGGCGATCTGAAAGAGATCTCGGTCACCATCTATGAAGTCAAGAATGGCAAGTGGGAAATGGTCAAGACCATGGTCAGCAAGGCCAACTAA
- a CDS encoding ABC transporter ATP-binding protein, with translation MNHSTTTRAGISPKVWLGIALCGVVLAILPFVLGMAGQSWVRTMNFALLYVMLALGLNIVVGFAGLLDLGYIAFYAVGAYVWALLASPHFGLHLPFWIVLPAGVVLAAFFGAMLGAPTLKLRGDYLAIVTLGFGEIVRIFMNNLDAPVNITNGPQGINRIDTFAIGEFAFGRSQSLLGFRITGPEKYYYLLLFLTIVIVIICARLQNSRIGRAWEAVREDEVAAKAMGINTRNIKLLAFSMGASFGGVAGAMFASMQGFVSPESFSLTESIMVLCMVVLGGMGNIPGVILGAILLSVFPELLRAVVVPLQQTLFGDVILDPDGIRMLLFGFALVLVMIFRPAGLWPSAVRRRELSTNKEGQA, from the coding sequence ATGAACCATAGCACTACTACGCGCGCGGGGATTTCCCCTAAAGTCTGGCTGGGCATCGCACTATGCGGTGTGGTGCTGGCCATACTGCCATTCGTTTTGGGCATGGCTGGGCAAAGCTGGGTGCGCACCATGAACTTTGCCTTGCTGTATGTCATGCTGGCCCTGGGTTTGAATATTGTTGTGGGTTTTGCTGGTCTGCTCGATCTTGGCTACATCGCCTTTTACGCCGTAGGCGCCTATGTATGGGCCTTACTGGCTTCGCCGCATTTTGGTCTGCATCTGCCGTTCTGGATCGTGCTGCCGGCGGGGGTGGTGCTGGCGGCGTTTTTCGGGGCTATGCTGGGCGCCCCCACGCTTAAGCTGCGGGGCGATTACCTGGCCATTGTCACCCTGGGTTTTGGTGAAATCGTCCGTATTTTCATGAACAACCTTGATGCGCCGGTCAATATCACCAATGGCCCGCAGGGCATCAACCGGATCGATACCTTTGCCATAGGCGAGTTCGCCTTTGGCCGCTCGCAATCCTTGCTGGGTTTTCGCATTACCGGGCCCGAGAAATATTATTACCTGCTGCTGTTCTTGACCATCGTCATCGTGATCATTTGCGCACGCCTGCAGAACTCCCGCATAGGCCGCGCCTGGGAGGCCGTGCGTGAAGACGAGGTTGCCGCCAAAGCCATGGGGATCAATACGCGCAACATCAAGTTGCTGGCGTTTTCCATGGGAGCCAGTTTTGGCGGCGTGGCGGGCGCCATGTTTGCTTCGATGCAGGGTTTTGTCAGTCCCGAAAGCTTCAGCCTGACCGAGTCCATTATGGTGTTATGCATGGTAGTGCTGGGTGGCATGGGCAATATTCCCGGCGTCATATTGGGTGCGATCCTGCTGTCTGTCTTCCCCGAGCTTTTGCGGGCCGTGGTCGTGCCGCTGCAGCAAACCCTCTTTGGCGATGTCATTCTTGACCCCGATGGCATACGTATGCTGCTCTTTGGATTTGCCCTGGTGTTGGTCATGATCTTTCGTCCGGCCGGGCTGTGGCCGTCTGCAGTGCGGCGCCGCGAGCTTTCCACTAACAAGGAGGGTCAGGCATGA